From the genome of Triticum aestivum cultivar Chinese Spring chromosome 1A, IWGSC CS RefSeq v2.1, whole genome shotgun sequence:
agttttttttgaCTTTTTATTGAATTACTAATAAAATCCATGTAAGGTGTAGATGTCCCCATAGACCAAACACCCGCGTTCGTGATCTCACAAATTTTTTTGGGCCTGCATCTTGATCCAAATGTCCATTCGCCGCTGGAACTAGGCTTGGGCTCTTACATCGGAGTTGAGTGATCTCATAGATTGACAAGGTGGCCCAAGGTGCCCACGGGGAATCGATCCATGTCGAACGGGAGCAACTAAcaaaaaaactaacaaaaaaacTGAGGGGTACCCCTTGCAGGAGCCCCTCAAGGGTTAATTTCAGTGGGCACAGGGCATTGCCACTTGGCGCACTATCAACCGCCACCACGTGTCACGTGCAGGATTTTTCTTTACATGTTTTCGGCTTtggacattttctaaaaattttggCTTTTCGGTTTTTAGTTGTTTTCCCTAGGTTTTGgaccaaaaaatagaaaaaacattgCGCAAAACAGCATGTTTCTTTAACAAAAACTTTCAATTTCATGTTTTTTTCTAGAAAATGTAATGAATGTTTTAAAATGCATAAACTTTAAATGGTTTGTACTACAAATTTATGGTTTTTTCAGAAATTTTGGTATAGACTACATATGGCCTGAAtggagtgaacaaacacactaaagtGTGTCCATATAAATCTGAATCATGTATAAAAACTAAAAAATTCTGATAATAGTGAACGGAGGGAGGATCCTTTTATATGtcatgaacattttccaaaaaGTGCGTGTTGAAAAATCTTAAATTTcataatattttttgaaattttcattagCATATTTTTAAATGTGTGAAAAAATAAAATGCCATGAACATTTCTTCCGATTGTACTAACATGTTTTTAGATGTCACAAACAGTTTGTTTAATGTGTGAACATTATTATTTTGAATGGTATGTGTAGGTTTTGGAAACATCTGAACATTATATTTATAAAACGTAATGAACGGTACATAAACAAGCGAAAAACAAACATTGAAAACCCAGCCAtaaaaagcagaaaagaaaaccCAGCGGACTAAACCAGCGTTGCACGGGCAACAGAAAAGCACAGCAAATAGTGTAGTGGGCCGGCCATGGAAGCGTGGTAGGCGTTGGCCCACCAGCATCGAAAGTCAAAGTGCGGGGCGGTGCTCACGTTTTTTCGTCCAGCTAAAAAAATTGTTTTTtcggttcttttttcttttctgtgtttGTTTTTATGCTTTTTTTAAATGGTTGCGATTTCAAACAAAAACTTCTGCATTAAAAACAATGTTCACGAATTAAAAATTCACAATGCCAAAAATAAATGAAcgttttttgaatttgatgaacaatttGTATTTTGATGAagaattttttatgatttttctttttttcatgaacattttatttgaatttgatgaacaaattttgaacacaagaacatttttttaattggATGAAAAAATCTTGAATTTGATGTGCTTAagtaaaaaaaatcacaatttcaaAAATAAATGAACAGTTTTGAATATGATGAAGAAATTAGTACTTGAGACTAGCCAAGTTTCTAAACCCTACAGAAAAGAACTATATATAGTACTCTCtgcgtccggaaatacttgtcatcaaaatagacaaaaatgaatgtatctagaactaaaatacatctagatacatccccttttattcattttgatgacaagtattcccggacggagggagtaaaaacaAAAGTACAGCAAACTAGCTCATCTGAAACAACGGACGGTGAATTGCTCCTTGCAACGTAGGAGGCACTAGCCACATCTTCCATCCACGGtgtatatataacaaatatatatcagCAGCAAAACAAAAAGTTGTAGTAATGATTAAGAAAAAGACCAACATAgccattgggagagaagaacaaaaATTGGGTAGCTACATatggtacacacacacacacacatcacgcaaggggaagagagaaagaaggggggggggggagattaaaGGTCGAGGACGAATAAAAAGTACAGGTGGTGTCAACCATGACAAAATTGTGACTGGATACTGTGCAGGAACAAATCTACTGGATCACGCACTCGCATTTCTTGTAGCCATCATTCTCCCCCTCCTCGTCCGACAAACCCTCGTCGCTGTTAAAAACATAGCTTCAGTATTCTGTGCAAGCAGTATGTATACATTCAATGCTAATACCCACGGAGCCTAAAACTATTGGTGACACATGCTTTCTAAGAGTTAAAACTGTCGTATTCTGGTGTGTATGGTGACAGTGAAAACAAAATGAGAGAAGCTACCGACCTTGTTTCAAATTCTCTGATCTCAAAAAGTTCTTTCCCACACGTGTCAGTCCAGTGAACTTTCCTCCGCTCCATACCAGTTTTCAAGGTTTGCACCTCCTCCAGAGACTCCCGTGGTTGTTCCTCGCTGTCACTAACAATAGAACCGCGGTCAGACGAGTCCCTTTTCGAATTACTCTTAAGACAGCCTTTTCTCCCGCTTCCGTTTATGGAGGAACCATTGGCTGTTCCTTTCCTGCTTGTGGAACTGGATAATTGCTGCCGCGTGTTACTTGAGCTCAATTTCGGAGGAGATGCGCCCTCAAGCCTAGCAGGTGTGCAGCCAAAGCAGGTGAAGGAAGCACATTTACCAGGAACATCGTCTTTTGTTGGAGGCAGTGGCCCCCCATGCCCAGCCTCCCGATCGACTAGTCGATAGTGATTCCAGGACGATGCCCTTACAGGCTGCTCCTCAGTTCTCCGGCCGAGCAACAAAAGTGCAAGGCCATGGCTGTATCCTGATGCGGATGATGAGAAAAAACCTCCTCCCTCCACAGCCAGTAGCATTTCAGCTTCTCATCCAGCCACCATGAACTGAATCTAACAGACAGCTCAATCAAGACCACCAGACCACCAAAATAATGTGTAGTAGCAGGAGCAGAATATCTTCAGCTGCTACCTTAATATGCTGCAAGATGAATAACATAATAAGTCATTGGAACTATTAACCATTAATTCATTTGGAGAGCCACATCAGTTTTATAACATAAAAAAGCAGAAGGTTAACCACTCATTCATACAGTTATGCATTAGTTCCCTGCTATGCTACTGTTTGACTTTCAGTAGGTAAGGTAAGCAGGGAACCATTCTAGTCAGGTAATCGGCGGCATGACTGTGCACAATTTTATCAAGTGCACAATTGGGGAACTGATCCTTTGGTTCAGATCTCGCCCTGCCTAAGTGCTGTCAACCACATTTTCATACCAGGAATAGGGAACCGAAATGCAGCTGTTATTATCCTCACCAACCATAATTGCACCTACAGATACAGTTGGCTGTCTACCTGAACCAATTATATAGTTACTTAAACATCATGGATCCACAACAAACCAAGAAAGAGACACCTCAAATTGGACATTTTCTCAGCACTACATACGTAATATCTTGATCAACTTACACCGCAAGACTACAATGTCTGCATCTGAATACCAAAGTTCAGCTCAACATGTCAGGGGGTACCTGACAAagatcttaccggtgcatcaaaaAAGCGAGTGAATAAAGCAGCCATTCGCAAACACGGATCTGGCCATCAGGGCAGGGCTGGATCCAGATGAAAGATGTGGAGGTAAGCACGATTTAAGtaactaagagcaactccaatggggcgacccatttcgtccgcggccgtccgtttgggtcggcgcggacaaaaaagctggcccaacgcgccgacccaaacggacgcgcgtccgctttcgtccgcctgccgacccattcccaGCCCATTTTTTAGgctgatttgcgtcggcgcggacacaagacggacgcgcgcgcgctcgccctctttcctcaccgggcccgctggtcggtggcacattggattCACACACTCGCCCGCCTGCTACGTCGCCGATGCCGCCGGCCATTTTTTCAGATTAAAatggatacatagatagttctagTGTACACAGATAAAAGAAAAAGACCACTACTCGTCATTTTCtgactccgactcggtaatgtcctcctccgacgtttgAAGGTAGGCGTCAGCAAGCTGCTCGTCTTCAAAGTCCCAACCCGACGTTTCTTGTAGCTTCAGTTTCAATTGAGCTGCCTGCTTCCGCGAACGCTTGTCCTCCCGGTAGGCGgctcgctccctcctcctcgcgtcccTCTCCGATCTCAATTGCTTATAGAACTGGCGCTCGTCGACGATGTCCTGCGGGTAGCCTCCTCGCCACAGCACCAAGGCTTCCACGTCCTTCTCtgcgatggcgaggcgacgctgccgcctccgatggacacgacgatcctcgtcggtgaaaagccaCGGGAGAGGCGCCAGATCCTGCGCCCGCTAGCTCGACACGTTGGGAAAATTCATATCCCGAcgaggcctcaggaggcgccacgccgccgcgtcgtgcgcgcgggccgcctcctctgcggtgtcgaaggtgccgaggacgagacgtttctcgcgaaaccagatctcggcggagaaggcgccggagcggcgctcgcggactccACGAAAATCCGAAGCGCGTAGGCGGCGgatcgacatggtggcgcagaggcggCGAGAGTGGGCGGCCGACAGAGTGTGGAGGGAGCGCCTTCTTTTATAGCAAGCGCCGGCCGCGGcgcgcgcgcgaacctttcccgtGCGCTGGAGCGCCAAAAGCAACGCGCGCGAACCTTTGCCGCGTGCTGGGGCGTCAAAATCAGGGCGACGGCATGATGTTAAAACGCGCGCGGTCATGAAAATGGGTCGGcccgttgggcgcactgccgacccaaaactaaaagagggcggacggcgggcgggcggccgacccaaatggacaaaaagcggacaaaaacgccgtccgtttgggtcggcccgttggagttgctctaaccacTGGATGAAACAGGCCCATACCTCAAAACCCAATGGCCAAAGATTGTGGAAGGGTGGAAAACTGGAAACAGCAGGAGCACGATGTCACGGTGAGGAAAAGAGGTAAGAGCGATGGTGGCAACTCACAGGAGTGGTGGAGGTGTTTGGGGGAGGGAAGGCATGGGGGCTGGATTGAGGCGTCGGCTGTAGCTGCTGGTAATATACAGCTCGGCAGCCAGCGGTAGGACAGGTGGCAGTATAGTGTGCACACACTAGAGGCCAAGAGATTTAGAGCCGCGCTGGTTTGGACTTGGGTTGGTAGGTCAGTGGTCAGCAGGAGTAAGAGGAAACAAAGGTACATGAAGAAAGAGATGGTGGAGTTTGGGTtgatatttttcttttctttaacTAAATAAAATACTTCTTCAGTGTTCTAATTATCTTACAATATAAAATGTGTAATTAGTATAGGCGTATATAGATAAATAAACAGGCAGTACAAGATAGAATGGCAAGGAATGAAGGAAGCATGCTTCTTTGAAGAGTCAAAACTGGTGTCTATTTGTCAGTAAACTGGCAGCAAAAATGGTATCTACCAGTTACTAACATGAATAGGTTACATGACTACGACACGATGCATAGAACATTTGAGTTTATACCTTTGTTTCTAATTCTCTGGTCTCAGAAAGTTCCTTCCACACGTTACTAAACTTTTGCCAGCTTCCGAGTGCACACACCCGTTTCAGCGACCCACGTGGCTCCTTGCCAACACTTACTATAGAAATAGAACTATGGGGGCAGGATTCTCTTCAGCTGCAGGACGAATAAGATGTTGGTCATAAATTCATTTCGAGAGCCAAGGCAATTTTCATAACACAAGGCACAGAGAAACTCAATGATACAAGTGCATATACATTGGTTGCATGCAATGCTACTGTTGTGAGTGTAGTATGTGAGGTAAACAGAGCAGGGAGGTGCACAATTCAGATGTCTATGCACCCTGAGAAGGTACTGAGGAACACATTTTCATCCAATCAGATACTAACTACTACTTGCTTGCTAGGTACTAAGCTCTAATTCATAGTATTGCACAGTAGGTTCCCTACCTATCTACCTATCTGAACCAATTATATACAGTCACGAAAAACACCATGGATGGGCTCAATAAACCCAAAGGTCCTGAGCATCTGAACTGAATTCCACCAACAAAGTCCAGGAGCTTGTGTTGTGCCCGTGATCGCACCACAAATCCAGAGCCAGCCACATCTCGGCAGCATTTTTCTGACCCAGAGTCGAGTGTGCCGGTGGCCCAGAAGATAGACCCAAAAGGCGAGTGAAAAACGCAGGCATGCGCAAACACAGATCCAGCCATCAGGCCAGGGGTAGATCTAGATGAAAACATGTGGAGGTCAGTGCGGTAGTAACTACTAACTAACCACTGGATGAAAACATGCTCATACCTCAAAATCAATGGCCAAAGATTGCAGAAGAGGGTGGAAACAGCAGGAGCATGATGTCCCAATGAGGAAAAGAGGTAACAATGATGGTGGTAACGCGCAGGTGAGGCAGAGGTGCTCAGGGGGGATGGGGCTAGATTGAGAGGTTGGCGGTAGCTGGTGGTAAGATATAGCACGACAGCAGCTGAAGGGCAGGTGGCGGTACACACACAGTAGAGGCCAAGAGATTCAGAGCCCCGTCGGCTTGGACTTGGGTTGATATGTCAGTGGTCAGCAGGAGGACGAGGAAACAAAGCTACATGATGAAAGAGATGATAGAATTTGGGTTGATATTTTCCTTTCTTTAACTAAATATAAGATATGTTTGCAGTGTTTTCATTGTTTTCAAAAAATAGTGTGTACTTAATTTAGGTGTAAATACTAAATAGATCCATAAACTGGTACAAGAGAGAATAGCAAGGGATACGAACTACTGAAGGCTCAAAActggtttctttttttgtttttccagTTAATACTAACATGAATCAGCTATGTGAGTATAACAAGTGCATGGAAATTTGATTTTGTACCTTGTTCAAATTATCTGATCACAAAAGGTTGTTCCCAACACCAGACCTGCCGGTCCACAGAACTTTTACCAGCTTCCAAGGTTCGCACTTGTTTAGCGACTCGCACGGCTTCTCGCCAGCCACTTGGTACAGAACCGTGGTGGCAGGATTCTCTTCAGCTGCAAGATGAACAAATGTTGGAGCTAATCAAGTCATAGTAAATCCATTTGGAGAGCAATCGATGATACAAGTGCATATACATTGGTTCCATGCAATGCCAGTGTAGGACTTGCGGTGTGTGCGTTGAGCAGGGAGTGAAGTGCACACTGCACAATCAAGATGTCTCCCTGAGTAGGTGCTGGCTGGCGACTTTCGGGTTCTGACATTTTGTAATAATCAAAATGGACTGTGTTGCTGTTATAAGTTTGATGGTATGAATTTGGGAGCGACGCTCCTTAATTTAAAGACTACTAGAGAACTGCACTTATTGTTTGCTTTAGGTGGCGTGTATGTATAGCTGATAATATTAGGTTTCCCTACCAACCATGACTGCATCCATCTACAGTGGGATGCCTATCTATCTCTCTGAAGTCTGAACCAATAATGCAGTCACCAAAACACTATGAATTGACCAGTATCCGAGCCAAGAAGTGATGGGTGCATGCGAGGTGAACTGAATCCCACCAGCAATCCCCAGGAGCCTGTCCTGCGCTGGCGCCACAAATCCAGAGCCGGCCACATCTGGACGCCATTCCCCCCTAACCAGAATCGCGCGTGCAGGCGCCCCAGAACCGCATTGGAATAGATGGCCGCAGATCTACCAATCGGTTCTGAAGGATCCCCCGCCGTCTGGCAGGCAGAGCACTAGCAGCCCAGCAAGCAGGACCAGCAGCCGCCGCATTTGCCCGAGCGGCCGGGCCGGCGTGGATCCCGTCGGTGAACGGCTACCGGAGCACCGGAGGAGCGCGcgcgaaagaaagaaagaaagaaagaatcaGGATCACCGTACCTGAGCGGAGCGGAGGGTGAAGAAAACCGCGCGCGCGCGCCCCGATCCAGGGACGTGGGGTGGCCGGGCCGGGCCAAACGACACCGccccgagaaggaggaggaggaggaggctcgacggcggcggcggcggcggcggcgggcgaggtcgGAGGGGGAAACAGGGGAGGTAAAAGAATGGAGTGGGGAAAGTAAAAGCGGGAAATAGGAAGGGGAGAAAGCGGGTGGTGGGTCGCTTTGGGTTGGGGGGCGTGGACTGGGGGGTGACACGTGGGCCCGGGGCACGTGGGGTCAGGGCGGGCGGCGGGGGATCTCGAGGGGATGGGCTTTGACCCAGCCTGGGTCGTCGGATCCGCCGCGATCGCCGGCTTTTCGGAGTGAGTGAGGGAGTGAGTGAGTGGTGGTTGGACTTGACCGGTGAGGCGCCCGTGGTCTCTCTGTCTGTCTGCTCTCCTCCACCTACAGGCATGCTAGGTGCGCGGGCCAGCCGTGGCGTGCCGGCAAAATGGGCGCTCCCTGGCTTTCGGGGAATGGAATATTTTGTTCCAGCTAAACTAGTGTTGCGACTagtccggtcctttttagtttgcatatataAGATTTGATTAAAATCAAGCTTATAGAAAAAATtaccaacattcacaatctgaaatcaatatcaatagatgtgtcatgacttaaagttttATATTGTATAATTTTAGCatggcagatgttgatattttttcatataaatacgatcaaactttatgaagtttcaATTCAAAGAATTTTAATATGgaaagtaaaaaggaccggaggaaaTACAAAATAAGTGCTACACACAGCTTTGGCAACCTATTTTTATGGCCAATGATTTTATTTCAGTGGATGGAAAAATATATATGCTAggcataagagcaactccaacgggccgactcaaacggacgacgatttcgtccgctttttgttcgtttgggtcggccgcccgcccggcgtccgtcctgtttttcatatggGTCGGCAGCGCGTCCAACGCGCTGACCCATATATGCAGGCGTGGACGGCTGGCCGCCTAATTTTACATTGATTTGCATTTAAACATATTGTGAAATGAAAATTTAACAAGCAAAATAGTTTAGCTGCCCAAATAAATATTATAGTTTTacaggccaaataaaaataaaaatgtttcacatagttttgcaaacgaataaaagaagatacatatattggttgccaacatgagtccacatatactcaaccaaatcattttgcagttgcacgcgAGTTTCCCAATCACACATGTCTTCATGAaactgagtgaactgctcaaatgttgccgctactccatgctcaggcacaacattctcactctgaaactgaaagccttgatcgtacagacgttccgggcgctcgtcttctacgatcatattgtgcatgatcacacaagcagtcatcatctcatatagtttctgcgtgctccaagtattagcatGATACCGaatgatgccccatcgagattgcaaaacaccaaaggcacgctcgacatcctttctagcactctcttgctcttgggcaaatcttttccttttctctccgacagggttgggtattgtcttgacaatagtggtccaccgaggatagataccgtcatccaaatagtaccctttgtcgtagttgtggccgttgacagtaaagttcactgGTGGGCGGTTGCCTTTGGCAAGCCTAGTAAACATCGGCGAgtgctgaagcacgttgatatcattgtgtgatccagccatcccaaagaaagagtgtcagatccagagatcttgagacgccacgacctctagtatgacagtgcaagccctgacatgtcctTATACTGCTCTTGCCAAGCacaagggcagttcttccactcccagtgcatgcagtctatgctgccaagcatccccgggaagcccctgctggcattcatcgccaacaaacgggctgtatcttCACCTGTcagctctctcaagtactcagggccaaacgcagcaatcacagccttgcagaacttatatagggactctaggcatgtagactcgctcatacggacgcaatcgtcaatgagatcaccgggcacttcGTATGCAAGCATttggatggcggcagtgcatttctgataagaggagaaaccaatcttgccgacggcatcctctttgcactcgaagtagtcatcatagccgaccactccctctataatacggttgaaaacatgcctactcatacggaaccggcggcggaatttgtgatgtttgaacaacgggtttgttgtatcaaagtagtccttccagagaaggaaatgcccgctctctcggttacGATTCAACGCTGGAAGGTGgtccggaatggagccacggaacaacggccgctggttgttgaggtggtgatggaccaacacggcagccaatatctcctcctcctcgtcggacgacgaatcgtcggattcgcaaaggaaattgtggaaaaagaactcgtcggaggagtccattttcgtaccttggcaaactgtcgaacagcttgcgggcgtcgaagaaggagatggccggcgaggggagacgcggcgcccacagaacagctagctgccctgccggcgtccgATGAGCATGCCGGTCGGATGTGGCGGGGGCGACGAGGCGTCTTCTTGGTCACGGGCGGTTGTGTGGTGGGGGAAGCAGCGGCGGGAACCAGTTTACTCCCCGGCGGCAAAACGGCGGCGGCTGGCGACTGGGGGCaggggcggcgttgctgggcggatgcGGAGGCGGCGTCGGTGACGGAGGATGCGGGGCGAGGGTTGCTTGTTGGCCGGGGGGTGAGaggggaggccaatgtgccacagacCAGCAGGCCCGGGGATAGGGGTAGGCGAGCGTgcgcgcgtccgtcgcgtgtccgcgccggcgcaaatcaggctcaaaaatgggccgggaatgggtcgcccacggatgaaaaacggacgcgcgtccgtttgggtcggcgcattgggccgccttttctgtccgcgccgacccaaacgaacggccgcggacgaaatgggtcgccccattggagttgctctaagaagATTCTCTTATTCTTTTTAAGAAAAGCATCATAAAAGTTCAGCGGgagtacaaagcatctcaaacataaaaAAATTGCATCATGGTCCCTAAAACACCAAAGACGACTACTGTCGCCAGAACTAGCCGCTGACGTGCTGCTGTCGTCAGTCTCCTACCCAAGCCGGCTTGACCTTATCGAGGACAATCGGGAAGTGTTCACGCACGTACCCCTAAGAACAAGCGCCCTGGAGCCACGGTCGTCGTTGAAACCTTGGATTGATCTGAAGTGTGTCACACCAGATCTCGTTGTTGCACACGCATGACAAGAAACCCTAGCCTTGCCGCCCCAACGGGCAGCAGGAATGTATGTCGGAGCTCTCTTGAATCCGTACAGACGGACGGAGTCGAGGTGGATCGGAGCCAGGAATACCAACTCTAAGAAGAAGCACCGTGGGTCCACCCGAACGCCGCCCTTGCAAGGACTAAAAGCACCAACCTAAACGTCGCTCTTGCAAGGACTAAAAACTCTAAACTAAACTACTAACTGCAACCAAGAGACCGGAATTCTCCTCCCCACCACTAGTCGCTAGAGCAGGAAGTGGAGGGGGCCAAATCCACGTTCTCACCATTGTTGCTTGGAGGGGAGGTTTAACCCTAGCCACCCCTAAGGAAAACGAATGCTTCAATCGCTTAGAGAGGAGCCACACTTATTACCTTCTCGAAGTAAGGTTGTACCAAATATTTGACATCCATCAAGCCAGGATCACTAATATGGCTATGACCAAAAAATAGTAGGATTGGTGTTGGACACAAACATGGGgtagtgatgaagctatgtacctacactagtgcagaactgggcaatagcaccggtttgtaaggccctttagtgccggtttggtaaccggcgctaaaatgtaggcactaaagcccccccctttagtatcggttcagcacgaaccggtgctaaagggcaaccacgtggcatgagccagcttcgggggcagggagcccttt
Proteins encoded in this window:
- the LOC123070518 gene encoding uncharacterized protein codes for the protein MLLAVEGGGFFSSSASGYSHGLALLLLGRRTEEQPVRASSWNHYRLVDREAGHGGPLPPTKDDVPGKCASFTCFGCTPARLEGASPPKLSSSNTRQQLSSSTSRKGTANGSSINGSGRKGCLKSNSKRDSSDRGSIVSDSEEQPRESLEEVQTLKTGMERRKVHWTDTCGKELFEIREFETSDEGLSDEEGENDGYKKCECVIQ